TGGCGTTTCACGCGGTAGAGAAAATGAAGGCGGAGACGCGCAGGTTCGCGGCGCAGTGGACGAAAACGGGGCGGTCGGCGAAGGCATCCATGATTTGAGTAAAGGCGCGGAAGTCGTGGGGCGTGGGTGAGGAGAAATCCACGGGGAGGTGGACGTACGCGAGGCCGAGGCGGGTGACGAGGCTGCCTTCTTCGGGGATGGCGTTATCGGAGGTGGGCAAGGCGAGGTTGATGACGGCGCGGAAACCGGCGTCGCGGATGAGCGGGAGTTGCGCGGGAGTGGGCTGGCCGGAGGTTCCGAGGCGGTCGCCGATCTGCCGGAAGGCGCGGATGGCTTGAAGAGGCGTGGAATTTTCCATGGCGGGAAGATAATGGGGATTTGCGGGGATGAAAATAATTTTGGCGAGTGGAGAAATAGGCGGGAGGGCGCGACAGATTTTATAATTGCCCGGCCTTTCCTTTTTCGGAGGCTGGTGGTATATCCATGCTTGATGACGCGCATCCAAATTTTGTCCAAGTGTCCGAATGAATGATACTGCCGCGCAAAGTGCTCCCGGCCTGACGGTCGGCGCGCGTTGTTCAATCACGATTCACGATATCGCTTTTGGCGGGGATGGCGTGGGGCGATACGAGGATTTTGTGGTGTTTGTGCCGTTCGTGTTGATCGGCGAAAAGGTGGAGGTGGAGATCACGGAGGTGAAGAAGCGCTTCGCGCGCGCGCGATTGTTGGAGGTCTTAGCGGGATCGTTGGAGCGAGTGAAGCCGCCGTGCCGATATTTTGGCGATTGTGGCGGGTGCCAATATCAGCATGTGGACTACGCGGCGCAACTTCGCCTGAAGCACAAGCAGGTTTCTGATTTGTTCGAACGCATCGGTGGCTTTGACGCGGAAGTGGTGGCGCCGGTCGTGCCGTGCCCGCAACCTTATGGCTATCGCAATCGCATCATGATCCGCAGCCAGTGGGATAAATTTAAACAGGGGCTGAACATCGGCTACATTCGCACGGACAATCGGCTGGTCGTGGACATCGAGGAATGTTTGATCGCGGAGCCGGCGTTGAACGAACAGATTTTGCACGTGCGCGCGCATCCGCCGCCCAAGGGCGGAATCAAAGTGGTGTTGCGGGTAAACCCCGAAGGCTGGGAAGTGCCGCGTGATTCTTTTTTTCAAAATAATTTTTTTCTGCTGCCGGGATTGGTGGAGACGGTGCGCGGATTTTTGCGCGAGGGGAAAAACCGATTTCTGGTGGATACGTATTGCGGGGTGGGATTTTTCGGTATCGAATGCGCGGACCTGGTGGAATCGTTCATCGGTGTGGAACTGGATATTCAAGCCATCAAGGCCGCGAAGAACAACGCAGCGAAGCGCAATATTTTAAATGGCGAATTCCTGACGGGTCGCGCGGAACAAATGCTGCCGGAGTTACTCCAGCGTTTTCCCGCGGAAGCGACGACGGTTGTGCTTGATCCGCCGCGGACGGGTTTGTTGCCGGAAAGTTTGAAATTGCTGCGCCAAGTGCGGCCCGGGCAGGTCATTTATATTTCCTGCCATCCGGCGACGATGGCGCGGGACTTGAACGCTTTATGCTCCGACGGTGTCTTTAAGTTATTACACGTGATTCCGTTGGACATGTTTCCGCAGACTGCGCACGTCGAATGCGTGGCGGATTTGCGCCTGAATCCGGCCAACCCCGGCCCGGCGTGTCTTATTTAGACGACATTCTGGGCTTGCCAATCCAACCACCATGATTTCAACTCTGGCCTTCACATCGAAATGACAAACCAAACCGAAACTCGACAACCGCAGGGAAGATTTTTTGTCACCTCCAAATGGCCCTGGATTCTGGGCGCGGCGATGTTCGCCGTCTATTTACTGACACTCAATCATTGGGTGACGCCCCGAGGCCTGACGGAAATCGCGGACGTAGCTGGGTGGAGTTACGGTCATGATATTTACAGCCCGGTCACATTTATTGTGCTGTGTCCCTTCCGCTGGCTGCCTGCGCAAATCATACCGCCAGCGCTTAATCTTTTTTCCGCAATCCTCGCGGCGCTCATCCTGTGGCAACTCGCCCGCTCAGTTTCATTGCTTCCACATGATCGCACCGATGACCAGCGCCAGCGCGAGCAGAGTGAATATTCCATTTTGACCATCAGCACGGCCTGGGCGCCGCCGCTTTTCGCCGTGCTCGTATGCGGTTTCCAAATGACCTTTTGGGAACACGCCACGCAGGCGACCGGCGAGATGATTGACCTGTTCATGTTTAGTTATGTGATCCGCTGCCTTTTGGAATATCGCGTCACCCAGCGAGAATTCTGGCTCATAAAATTCGCACTGGTCTATGGGCTCGGCATGGCGAACAACGTCGCAATGGTCGCATTTTTTCCAGCGTTTCTGGCGGCGGTGATCTGGATAAAGGGGACAAGTGCTTTTAATCCCGGCTTCATGTCGCGGACTCTGTTATTCGGGCTTTTGGGTTTCTCTTTAATTTTTTTCCCCTCGATTTACACCAGCCTTTCGCAAACGCTTCATGCTGATTTTGGGGAGACCATGCGGACAATGTTCGCAAGCGACAAACGGTTTCTACTGCACTTCCCGCGCAGTGTGATTTTGCTGATGTCTCTTACGTCAATTTTACCTGTATTCGTAATCGGTATCCGATGGTCATCCTATTTCGGTGATAACAGTCCGGTGGGAATCCTTCTGGCCAAATCGGGGTTTCACGTTGTCCATGGCGTGTTCCTCATCGTCTGCCTTTGGGTCATGCTCGACTGCCCCATCAGTCCGCGCGTGCTCGGCTTCGGCCTGCCATTTCTCGCTCTTTATTATCTGACGGCCTTGAGCATCGGTTATTTTATCGGGTACTTCCTGTTAATTTTCGGCACAAAAATTCCACGATCGCGCCGTTCGTTGAATCCCTTGCTGCAATTCACC
The Verrucomicrobiia bacterium genome window above contains:
- a CDS encoding class I SAM-dependent RNA methyltransferase; the encoded protein is MNDTAAQSAPGLTVGARCSITIHDIAFGGDGVGRYEDFVVFVPFVLIGEKVEVEITEVKKRFARARLLEVLAGSLERVKPPCRYFGDCGGCQYQHVDYAAQLRLKHKQVSDLFERIGGFDAEVVAPVVPCPQPYGYRNRIMIRSQWDKFKQGLNIGYIRTDNRLVVDIEECLIAEPALNEQILHVRAHPPPKGGIKVVLRVNPEGWEVPRDSFFQNNFFLLPGLVETVRGFLREGKNRFLVDTYCGVGFFGIECADLVESFIGVELDIQAIKAAKNNAAKRNILNGEFLTGRAEQMLPELLQRFPAEATTVVLDPPRTGLLPESLKLLRQVRPGQVIYISCHPATMARDLNALCSDGVFKLLHVIPLDMFPQTAHVECVADLRLNPANPGPACLI
- a CDS encoding protein tyrosine phosphatase family protein, with translation MENSTPLQAIRAFRQIGDRLGTSGQPTPAQLPLIRDAGFRAVINLALPTSDNAIPEEGSLVTRLGLAYVHLPVDFSSPTPHDFRAFTQIMDAFADRPVFVHCAANLRVSAFIFSTA